Part of the Pseudoliparis swirei isolate HS2019 ecotype Mariana Trench chromosome 3, NWPU_hadal_v1, whole genome shotgun sequence genome, ACCCTGGTACTTATTAACTTTATGACAAATAAAAGGAAATCAATAGAGCACCGAAACCACGTGACTTCCAGTAAATGGGCAACATTGCATTTgactttagatttttttaaattaacttgACTTATGTAGAAACAACTCAAATACTTTTATTAACTAATAGCAATAACTGATAATTATTTTTGAATATAAAAACtcattaaaaaggaaaaggagaaatgTGAGCTACTCCCAATATGTCACACTTTCTTCTGAAAGcctccaaataaataaataaaattcagATCAGCTtaacagtttatttttatttttctagtcAACTCAAACTCTGTTTTTGAAAAATCTCAGTTGTTTATGTCCAGGACTGAAAGGTCGGGGCCTGAAGTCACCCAGTTTCTGTCCTGGATTTTCCACAATGTGTAAACACACGTTGTCACATGTCGCATAAATAAACAAGAGTTGTGAAAATACAAACATTTGCTTCAGCATTTCCTAAAACCTGCAGGCTTAAGAAATGTTAACAACACATTGACTACAATTATAGATTGTTGCTTTATGGTCAGACATTAACATTTAATTAAGATTCAGATTCGATTAGAGGTTGATTTGCCTGTTACGTTTTGGAGTTGAAGCCAGctgtaattaaattaattatattttaatgtattgagaactagaacgggcactcggtagagcgcataccttcgcctcagccacttttttggtaccttttcatgaccttgaccttgacctaatcaaatggtccctggataataacaaatcatcccaccaaatgtcatgcgattcggtttaatactttttgagttctgcgaataacacacatacaaataaataaaaatacacagcgatcaaaacataaccttccgcattctcagaatgcgaaggtaataattgtATTAAAGGGAAAATAGTTTCCACTTTAAACACTCCGAAGTTGACTCTCTACCGCCACCGTGTGGACAAACTACGTCACTGCAAATGCCTTTTACAAAGTCCTCAGTATTTGTTCCATCTAATATTTCTGTGGCATCTAATAAAATAGTCTGTCGGAGTTTTACACTTTTAGGAAGCAGGGCACCTCAAAAATACTTAgcaatgaaaagaagaagaaaaagaaaactgtcAGCATTGCAATTCCAGCAACTCCTAAAATGTAGACGCAGATTTATAATTTTCTCTCATTTTTTAGCATTattattctaattattttttacGATTAATTTAATGATTTCCTCATTATGAGGATTGAGCAAATGGAGGGTTTggcatttcatatttattcgTATTAATGAGTATGTGTTACATGTTTAGTACAAAGTGCACACTTACGAGTAACAGTTGCATGATGTAGAagttaaaaataagaaaaaagactTTTGTATTTGCGGGGAAACAATGTGACATTCAAAATGTTACGCAGCGAAACCCGATAGTGCAGAAAAAAACGAAGAGCGGAGCGGCCGAGACGGAGAGCGGAGTGAAACAcgcgaagaagaaaaagaggcggAAATGACGTCATGGCGCCGGAAGTCATCGTCAGTAAAACAACAACGCGCCAAATTTGTGCAAAATTCTCTGTTGTCGCAGACGCAAGACAcatgaaaaaaaagtttgtgctaaaatatttggaaaacgCTGCTGCTCGAggtaagaatatatatttagcgACGAGTTGGCGTCATGTTTCCGGTTAACTTACGTGTTCTGTTTCACGTGAGTTAATGACGTCTAGCAGTTTGACAGATAAAATGCATAAAAGTATTTGCCAACCCGATTAATAATATTAGGTGTAAGTAAATAGCACCTGGAATACATATCTGAGTgaagtctgtgtttgtttttctatgACATCCTAGAAAAaagacttttctgttttttttattagcatGGCTGTGCCTTTTGTGCAAGACTGGGACCTTGTTCAGACGCTGGGAGAAGGAGCCTACGGAGAGTACGAGTCCTCCCTTATTACActtctctttttcattttttatatcGGTGCTTTAACACACCAGAGTCTAATGTCAGTTAGAGTACAACAACCACATTTCTACCACAATGCAAGCTTCCATTGTGAATACATTAAAAGCAGAATATAACAAATATGCACGTTTCAAATGGAGAGCTCCTCTTCATATGTTCTAATAAGTGAAATACATGGCATGTGTGTTGTGagtaaggtttatttattttgcacttcaCAGATAAAGTGCAGCACAGGAGTCAATTAAatcaatttggcaataacaggggccaaaacatttcaacagttaaaagagcaaagtacaaatACACAGTTACATATGGTGcaatacaaaaaacacaatcaaacaaataagaaaataaataaaaaagcaggcCATATGATATTTCAGCACATATGCACGGACCTTTGTGTGCACATTGAAGTCAGaacattatgcaacaacaacacagtttATCTTGTGTCCCTGTGTATGTGATGCTCTCTCACATGTGATTGTAACCTAATGTTTTTCCCCTCTTCTCTGCTCATCCATCTGTCGTGGTTGCAGGGTGAGGCTGCTGGTGAACCGACAGACGGAGGAGGCGGTCGCCGTGAAGGTGATCGACACGTCTCAGGCTAAAGAGTGTGCAGAAAACGTCAAGAAGGAGGTCTGCGTCCATAAAGTAGGTCATTCACCTTTTAGTAAAGTTAGTAAGACTAAAGTGTGAAAGGATAAGAGATATGCATTTGCTTTAACTGCCCATTGGAGGAGCTGAAACCGAAGAGAAGACTGAGAAAATGACCTCGTCCATGAAATTTAACTGCTTGTGAGAATTTAAACTTGAGCTTAATTTGGACCTCAAATGTGACTTTGTTCTAGCTGTTTTTAGATTTAACTTGCACAAAACTCTCTCAATGCAATTAATTAACTATGTGTTATAttctatttattaccttcgcattgaaaatgcagaaggttatgttttgatcgctgtgtatttatttatttatatgcgtgttactcacataacaaaaaaagttttaaaccgaatgggatgattggttattatccggggaccatttgattagattttgggatcaatcgggtcaaaggtcaaggtcaaggtcatggataggtcaaaatcttctttttaccatagcacggtcaatgtgtatccaattggcatgcaaataatgccaaaatgttcataattcaatgcccaatcttgtgatatgcgaaggtatgcgctctaccgagtgcccattctagttatatatgtatatatttacatggtaTATGCATTTCTTGTTAATTttcttgtgtgtatgtgcactaAGTGACATTTGCTACTGCTCTGGCAGATGCTCAACCACGCCAACATCGTGCGTTTCTTCGGCCATCGGAAGGAAGGTACGACGATGTATCTGTTCCTGGAGTACTGCACCGGAGGAGAGCTGTTCGACCGCATCGGTGAGACCGacgatttattgatttattgattgatttatttgtatgcgtgttactcgcataacacaaaaagtattaaaccgaatcgcatgaaatttggtgggatgattggttattatccggggaccatttgattagattttgggatcaatcgggtcaaaggtcaaggtcatgaaaagatcaaaatcttatttttaccatagcgcggtcaatttgtatccaattggcatgcaactaatgccaaaatattcataattcaatgcccaatcttgtgatatgcgaaggtatacgctctaccgagtgcccgttctagtttgaattTATATTCATCTTAAAAATGTGCCAAAGTTAAAGAAAAATCTATGCTCACtcgattatttattattatgaaaaggACTCTCATGATAACGGAGTTATGATTTAATCCCAGCCATCAGCCAATTCTTCAgctaatttgttttttaattcatattttttgaTAACCACAGTTTAAAGTACATCGGACAGTTGGGTGGAAGCATATCCTTTTATATGTGTTGctctttaaatgaaaaaaaatattttcatagCCCAAATGTAAAAATGGCAGTATCAGCAGTATTTAAATGGTTGTAATCAGATTATTAAAAGATgtccttctttttattttagagcCTGATTTGGGGATGGTGGAGAAAGAAGCTCATCGACTTTTCCAGCAGCTAATCGCGGCGGTGGTGAGTGAGACTAACCTGCGTGTCGATGTGAACCTTTTACTGCACAACGCTTCTGCTGTTATTAAATTCTCTGTCTCACTTCTCCAGGAATACCTCCACGGCGTTGgcatcacacacagagacataaagCCAGAGAACATCCTGCTGGATGACAAAGGTGAGGAGATGCGACGTGTGTCGAGCTGTAGAATTAATAACTTTGGTTTTGCATTTTTAACAACCATTTATCTGCTGTTGtcttttatcttttcttttttttagataaCCTCAAGCTGACAGACTTTGGCCTGGCCACCATGTTTCGTTTCAAAGGACGAGAGCGTCGTCTGAGTCGTCTCTGTGGGACTCTTCCGTACGTGGCCCCGGAGCTCCTCGGCCAGGCCGAGTACAAAGCTCAGCCTGCAGATCTCTGGGCGTGTGGGATTGTCCTCACTGCCATGCTGGCTGGAGGTGAGGTCACAGTCTGTGTGTACAGGGGGGTCATAGCAACTTCTGTGGTCCAGCACAACACCACAGCCTCTATTGTGAAGGCTATACTGTTACACTGCTGCTGAGACTTGTGTGTAGATTCAACTCATTTCATGTGTTAATCCAACTAATTTACAAAGCTGTAGTGTTTGTGTAGGTTGCATTTGACAGTATGTTAcctaatatatgtgtgtttaatcTAAACTGTACCTACTGTATGTAAAATCTTTATCAAAGCACTTCTCCCTTTTACcaaaaaaaggtatttttaaATCCAGAACATGCATGAAAAACATCACATTTtgataaatgttttaatatatatataaatgttttaatatatagcgatatatatatattttgctatgtataaatatatatatatttttaatatatatatatatttttataacattttatttttattttttatatatatatatttttaaatgtatttctactttGATGTTCCAAGTCATCTCCATAACATTTAACTATAATGGGGGGGAAACATGTTGAAATAATTGGACgttcagttttttggggggtaaatATGTAAATTGTACAAAAGGCTGAATTATCGTTAAAACCCAATCGTTATCGTGCGCCTGACAATATTGATTATTTCATAAGTGGTCTGAGCTCTCTACATCTTTGGTAAAACATGTAATGGTTGCTAATGCATCCGTCCTGCAGTAGATGTGAGGAAACACGCCTGTCGTCACTGCCTTTGAGCTCTTTTTCAGAGTTGCCATGGGATCAGCCGACTGTGAGCTGTCAGGAGTATTCAGACTGGCTTCAGAAGAAATCATACCTTTCTCCTTGGAAGAAAATACAACCAATGCCTCTAAGTAAGATCCAGATTATTCTTAATTAATTCAGTTTGATTGCtagatttttaattattattatttatttatttatatacactaccgttcaaaagtttgggatcacttagaaatgtccttatttttcaaagaaaagcattgtttttttcaatgaagataacattaaatcaatcagagaTACCCtctgtacattgttaatgtggtaaatgactattctaggtggaagtgtctggtttctaatgaaatatctccagaggtgtatagaggcccatttccatcaactatcactccagtgttctaatggaacattgtgtttgctaattgccttagaagactaatgtctgattagaaaacccttgaaaacccttgtgcaattatgttagcacagctgaaaactgttttgctgatgagagaagctataaaactggccttcctttgagctagttgattatctggagcatcacatttgtgggttcgataagactctcaaaaaggccagaaaaaaagaactttcctgtgagactcgccagtctattcttgttcttagaaatgaaggctattccatgcgagaaattgcaaagaaactgaaaatttcctccagcggtgtgtactactcccttcagagaacagcacaaacgggctctaaccagatcagaaagagaagtgggaggccccggtgcacaactcagcaagaagacaaggacattagagtctctagtttgagaaatagacgcctcacagcttctttaaatggtacccgcaaaacgccagtgtcaacgtcgacagtgaagaggcgactccgggatgctggccttctaggcagagtggcaaagaaaaagccatatctgagactggccaatcaaaagaaaagattggtttgggcaaaagaacacaggcattggacagaggaagattggaaaaaggtgttctggacagatgaatccaagtttgaggtgtttggatcacacagaagaacatttgtgagacgcagaacaggtgaaaagatgctggaagagtgcctggcaccatctgtcaagcatggtggaggtcatgtgatggtctggggctgctttggtgctggtaaagtgggagatttgtaccaggtaaaagggattttaaataaggaaggcgatcactccattttgcaacgccatgccataccctgtgggcagcgcttgattggagccaatttcctcctccaacaggacaatgacccaaagcacacctccacattgtgcaagaactattgagggaagaagcaggcagcttgctgtctgtaatggagtggccagcacagtcaccagatctcaaccccattgagctgttgtgggagcagcttgaccgtatggtccgcaagaagtgcccatcaagccaatccaactggtggaggtgcttcaggaagcgtggggtgacatttcaacagattacctcaacaaattaacagctagaatgccaaaggtctgcaatgctgtaattgctgcaaaaggagcattctttgacgaaagcaaagtttgaagaaaaaaatttatacttcaaatacaaatcattatttctaaccttgtcaatgtcttgactatattttctatacattttccaactcatttgataaataaaagtttgagttttcatggaaaacacgtaattgtctgggtgatcccaaacttttgaacggtagtgtatatatatatatatatatctgtctttgtgctctttttcaGAGTTATtcccagaaaaaaagaatatatatatttatatatatattatttttatttatatctatatatatatatagatataaatagcaATTTGGGATATAATCATGCTCTTTGGGGGC contains:
- the chek1 gene encoding serine/threonine-protein kinase Chk1, whose protein sequence is MAVPFVQDWDLVQTLGEGAYGEVRLLVNRQTEEAVAVKVIDTSQAKECAENVKKEVCVHKMLNHANIVRFFGHRKEGTTMYLFLEYCTGGELFDRIEPDLGMVEKEAHRLFQQLIAAVEYLHGVGITHRDIKPENILLDDKDNLKLTDFGLATMFRFKGRERRLSRLCGTLPYVAPELLGQAEYKAQPADLWACGIVLTAMLAGELPWDQPTVSCQEYSDWLQKKSYLSPWKKIQPMPLSLLSKLLLASPDARLTIADIQKDRWFTQGVKQAPPGSRGNKLLRSDVGLASHTNSDDRMQFSSSQPDFAAGGWEAMLIIGQSEGQVSFSQPTKPEHMLLGSQLLGTPGASQSQWQRLVRRMTRFFTTVNADVSLSALKDACDSLALGFKLTCTNQVTLSTLDKRNNKLIFKVHLLEMNRRVLLDFRLSKGDGLEFKRLFVKIKQKLVDIISTQKILPPVV